A window of Mucilaginibacter paludis DSM 18603 contains these coding sequences:
- a CDS encoding radical SAM protein, producing the protein METKIVDPADLYRLPWTLPDNGISWLEPTARCNLNCYGCYRKNIKHSHKSMEQVKHELDVFQALRKTDCISIAGGEPLLYPHIVELVAEVKSRGLKPIINSNGIELTRELLHELKKAGVFGFTFHIDSRQGRGRGPRWEGKNELELNELRLYYAEMLAAEGGISCSFNSTVYDDTLHYVPELAAWAQRHIDIVHTMVFILFRYITPDLPYDFYTGDKKIVFDEIHYHSDKEEVTNLVAPQIVAEIRKTAPDFKPAAFLNGTHQADDFKWLLTERMGTKDKVLGYMDNKFIEMVMALYHYKNNRYLSYVSPKTLSLGRTTLFSLWAINKGIRSTLKKYLAYLIANPLRIFKRVYMQSIMIIQPVDFMPNGDQSMCDGCPDITVWTDKNGKDQLVWSCRLEEPMQYGEFLHSVPRAN; encoded by the coding sequence ATGGAAACAAAAATAGTTGATCCTGCTGATTTGTATCGCCTTCCGTGGACTTTGCCTGATAACGGTATTTCGTGGCTTGAGCCTACGGCCCGCTGTAACCTTAACTGCTATGGCTGCTATCGCAAAAACATCAAACATTCGCATAAGTCGATGGAGCAGGTAAAGCACGAGCTTGATGTATTTCAGGCTTTACGCAAAACGGACTGTATCTCGATTGCGGGTGGCGAGCCGCTGTTATACCCGCATATTGTTGAGCTGGTGGCCGAGGTAAAATCGCGCGGTTTAAAGCCCATTATCAACTCTAACGGGATTGAATTAACCAGGGAGCTGCTTCACGAGTTGAAAAAGGCAGGGGTGTTTGGTTTTACTTTTCATATCGACAGTCGCCAGGGGCGGGGCCGCGGCCCCAGGTGGGAAGGTAAAAATGAGCTTGAACTGAACGAGCTCAGGCTTTATTATGCCGAAATGCTGGCTGCCGAGGGCGGGATATCCTGCTCGTTCAACTCCACGGTTTATGATGATACGCTGCACTATGTGCCGGAGCTGGCCGCCTGGGCACAAAGGCATATTGATATTGTGCATACGATGGTGTTTATCCTGTTCCGCTACATTACGCCCGATTTGCCTTATGATTTTTATACCGGTGATAAAAAGATTGTGTTTGATGAGATACACTACCACTCGGATAAGGAGGAGGTAACCAACCTGGTGGCCCCGCAAATTGTGGCCGAAATTAGAAAAACAGCGCCCGATTTTAAGCCTGCGGCTTTTTTAAACGGAACGCACCAGGCCGATGATTTTAAATGGCTGCTAACCGAGCGCATGGGCACTAAAGATAAGGTTTTGGGTTACATGGACAATAAGTTTATTGAAATGGTGATGGCTTTATATCATTATAAAAACAACCGCTATTTATCTTATGTTTCGCCAAAAACCTTAAGCCTGGGCCGCACTACTTTGTTTAGTTTATGGGCTATCAATAAGGGCATCAGGAGCACGCTAAAAAAGTACTTGGCTTATTTAATTGCCAATCCGTTGCGCATTTTTAAGCGGGTTTACATGCAATCCATCATGATTATCCAGCCGGTTGATTTTATGCCCAACGGGGATCAGAGCATGTGCGACGGTTGCCCCGATATAACGGTATGGACAGATAAGAATGGTAAAGATCAGTTGGTTTGGTCGTGTAGGTTGGAGGAGCCGATGCAGTATGGCGAGTTTTTGCATTCGGTACCGAGGGCAAACTGA
- a CDS encoding Rpn family recombination-promoting nuclease/putative transposase, with amino-acid sequence MKRNHDNLWKGALEDLFDDFLSFFYPEAETLFDLDKGFQYLDKELDQLFPPEAGNQAPRYVDKLVKVFTKSGGEEWVLVHIEVQSYTDQDFAQRMFQYYYRILDLYHKPITAFAIFADTNKNFHPKAYERDFLGTKVLYSYNTFKIIDQDDAVLQASDNPFAMAVLSAKLALSRGELKDEQLFAQAYELARRLVSKQIPKIKIRKVMNFLRYYLSFENPDMFAKFEKEIAILTNKDDTMGIEEMLLAEAKEEGKIEGKLEGKLEGKLEGKLEGKLEGKLEGEREKALAIATEMKKDGIPKEQIARFTKLPVEEIEKL; translated from the coding sequence ATGAAAAGAAATCATGATAATTTATGGAAGGGCGCGTTGGAAGATCTATTTGATGATTTTCTGAGCTTCTTTTATCCTGAAGCCGAAACCCTCTTTGATCTTGATAAGGGCTTTCAATACCTGGATAAGGAGCTCGACCAGCTTTTTCCGCCGGAAGCGGGCAACCAAGCCCCCAGGTATGTTGATAAACTGGTTAAAGTGTTTACCAAAAGCGGCGGCGAAGAATGGGTTTTGGTGCATATCGAAGTTCAATCTTATACCGATCAGGATTTCGCGCAGCGCATGTTTCAATACTATTACAGGATACTTGACTTGTACCATAAGCCAATTACCGCATTTGCCATTTTTGCCGATACCAATAAAAACTTTCATCCCAAAGCGTACGAACGGGATTTTTTAGGAACAAAGGTTTTATACAGCTATAATACATTCAAGATCATCGATCAGGATGATGCCGTTTTGCAGGCAAGCGACAATCCTTTCGCCATGGCCGTGTTGTCGGCCAAGCTGGCGTTGTCGCGCGGCGAATTGAAGGATGAGCAGCTTTTTGCCCAGGCGTATGAGCTGGCGCGCAGGTTAGTGAGTAAACAGATACCTAAAATTAAGATACGCAAGGTGATGAACTTTTTGAGGTATTACCTCAGTTTTGAAAATCCGGATATGTTTGCTAAATTTGAGAAAGAGATTGCTATATTAACAAATAAAGATGATACTATGGGCATAGAAGAAATGTTATTGGCAGAAGCAAAAGAAGAAGGCAAGATTGAAGGTAAGCTTGAAGGGAAACTTGAAGGTAAACTTGAAGGCAAGCTTGAAGGCAAGCTTGAAGGCAAACTTGAAGGCGAGCGTGAAAAGGCTTTAGCCATTGCAACCGAAATGAAGAAAGACGGTATTCCAAAAGAGCAGATTGCCAGATTTACCAAGCTCCCTGTAGAAGAAATTGAAAAATTGTAA